In the Arachis hypogaea cultivar Tifrunner chromosome 20, arahy.Tifrunner.gnm2.J5K5, whole genome shotgun sequence genome, GCCTTTCAAGTTAGTCTTCGGAGCCGATGCCATGATCCCAGTAGAAATATCCCAAGGGTCAATCAAAACCGATCACTTAGATGAGAAGGCGAACAACCAAACTAGAAGTGCTGAGCTGGATGTAATAGAGGAGGAACGACAAGAAGCGAGGATACGGCAAGAAGCAATGCAGCTCATGATTCAACGCAAATATAACAAGAAGGTCAAACCTCGACCTCTAAATCTGGGAGACCTCATCCTCAAACGTCTCGAAGATGTTCGGAAGCCCCCAAGACAAGGCAAGCTCGCTGCAAATTGGGAGGGTCCCTTTCGAGTTTCACAAGTGCATGGCCGAGGTGCATATTCTTTGCAGACTTTAGAAGGAGTCGATTACCAAACACATAGAATATTTCATCATTACGACTGTATTACACTTAAGTATTTGTAACAATTTGAGGTTAGGgaggtactctttttcctaccacCGAGACTTTTTCCGAATAGGGTTTTACTCggggaggttttaacgaggccgaccACCTCAAATCTTCTGAAATCTAACATCGGATATTGAATATCAATTTACTATCGCAAAAAGTGTGCAGTAAACAAGcatcaaattttatatataaagtcAAAATACGCAACTAAAAACGTTGCTAAGTCAAAAGCATAGTGCCAATTGTTTCAAATAAATGATAGTCTAACAAATTACAGATTTCACCAACTAAAACTACTTATCACCTACATCAACAGTCTCATCCTTGACctaggggtggaaaaaggccaggcggcctgccagggatctgcagcctggcctgtgtttggcctggcctATTATAAAATAGGCACATGCTTAGACTTTTATAAAAGCCTTATTATATTAATAGGTCAGGCCTAGGCTCACTAATTCGCCTGCCCTGGCCTGTCAGGCCTGTCTGGACctcttaatatataattatatatataaatactttttttattattaacaaaataatgagatattttaaatttactatatttaattataaataattttgtatattttaaatactttaaagtttaaaactttttataaatattaaatatgacattttatatataaatatgtttattaaaaaatatttttttaaataataattttatttttgtaaaaaaaaaattagcagaccttttaacaggcttcaagccaggccaggctgaataacaggctaggcttagtattttaaaaaaagcCTATAGCAGACTGCAGGTCAGGCTCAGGCCAATCAACTACGTGacaggccaggcctgttaagagtaaagcctggcctggcctgaccTATTTCCACCCCCTACCTGGACCTCCATTCCAGGCTCGTCATCCACCAGTTTACCATCAACAACAATTTTGTAACATCAAACTGGCTAATCTCGAAGCTAGGTGCAAAGACAGAAACCTGACTAACTGCGCGGTCAAATCTGGCAGCAAACATTTCTAGCTCTTCATCCTCCAATTCATGAACTCGAGATGTCAGATTTCCCTTCTCGGTGTCAGCCTATTTCAACTGTCCTTGACGAGATCGGATCTGCTCTTGCAAGTTCCCAATCTCGACCTCCATGTCTTTCATCTTCTTGGTGAGACCAATGACCACTTCATCCTATACAGCGACTGACTTCTCAAGCTTCATaactttttccttttcaattttctcCTCAACCCCGGATAACTCGGTAGTACGACCAACACAGAGCAATCTTGTGCCAAGTACTTTCAGAAATTACATACTTGGTCAAACAACAGATCCAAAAACAATACAAAACCAAATGACACTACACATACCTGCATATACTGACCGATCACCTCTTTTCCAATGTCTCTGAGAAGCTCAACATCCTTAAGGTTCTGAGCAACCCTATCAGCAAGGGCACCAAAAGGAAATCGATCGCTCCAGATCGACTCTGTAGCACCATTAGCCATAAAATCGTGAAGACGGGATTGCCTCTTCACCCCACTCCTAACTCCAGATTCAAATACCAGATCCACTCCGGACAGAATCTCTAATGATCTCTCATATTCCATATTTTTTCCTTTCTCTCCTTGTGGATGGGCACTGGATTGTGCAACATCGGCGGTAGTGTCTTTATCAACCTTCTCAGTCGAAGTTTCTtaccttctttctttttctggtcCAAAAAAGTCTTCATACGCGTCAAGGAGGCACCCTCCCACCTGTAATAACAAGAGATATAttacaaatagaaaaagaaggaaatacaCCAAATAAAAAACAAGTAAACACCTTACCAATATAGTCTTTCAAACCTTTAGAATTATTCTCAAGTTTTAAAACCTCATCGATACATAACAGCTTTCCAGAGGAGAAACAGTCAATTAAGTAGTCCAAAAATAAGTCCTCTTCATTAGACCTACCCACTGCCTCTAGAATCTGCATTGGTTCGAGACACTAGTATAGGGAAAAATGTTCCCCTAGCTCCAAATCTAAGAAAAACGGATACTCTGTCTCACACGACCGAACTTTAACAAACAACTCTTTGAAGCTCTTAAATGACGATTTGTACAACATAAAAAGGGACCTACCAGGATAACTACTCAAATTTATCCAAAGACCCTTAGAACCCCTTTCGCttgaaaaagcaagaagaagataTTTAATGAAAGAGCAATCTCCAGAAAGTTCATCAAACATTTAAAGGCACGAAGAAAGGCCCAGGAATTTGGATGCAACTGCGACAGAGCACAGTTGAGCTGCATCAACACCAAATATTCAAAAGCCGAAATGGAAGTTTCACACCTAATTCAGTAAACAcacaagtatatatataaaaataggcCCAATCCCCCCTTTTCTCACAAACCTTATCCTCCCCAAAATAGGGGAGCAACTGAATACCTACACCAGAGCCACTACGGGCCCAGTTCGCGGTATTTAACAAAGATAAACACTTCTCACTTTGGAGAAGGGAGGTGCGGCACTTAACGTCTGCATGCACCCACTCATACCAGTCATCTTTAAGCTCTACAACTTTATCCTCTGGTCTTTTCATGGTAAAAAACTTAACAAAGGTAAAGTAAAGGGTGTTCAAGTAAGCATTAGCAAGGGAAGCAAACAATCTGATCAAACTTAGCCATCAGATTAAGGGGACCGTTCAGATAGCCAAAAGCCTAGCGGTCAGGATTACTTCGAAACAACACCCCACTACCATTTATTGCAAACGTGGCTTAGTGGTTTCTAGAGACCATAAACGCACAACAATCATTAAATGTAGAAAGTAGCAGTTACTAATGAGTCGGCAGCATGCTGAGCTTGGGGGCTCGGATGGAGTTGAAACGGGCATAACGTCGGAAATTCGGATAAAAGTTCAACTTGCTACTGACATTAGCAAGTCAAACTTGAGGGCTATGATCCGTACCAAAAAACTCGACCCGACGTTATACCTCAGATCAGCTAAGTCAAAATTCGGTTATACCAAATAAACAATATATACGCTACACTTCAGGTAAAATCCTACGATTCTCAGAGTCATAAGAATAGTGCTCGTTCAAGCATAAATAAGCTGCTACGAGTAACCTAAAACAGACAAGCTATACACTCAAAACAGTACAAAAACTAGCCATTATTGTTTTGTGATCACGAACTGACTTAAGTATTGGAGTCCTTTTTGCAGATTCTTCACATTGCTCAGACGAGAAAGGAGCTTGCGGTACAGTGCATAGGAAAAGGACGCTATCAGTGCTTTTCTTGCTGTCACTGACCTATACCTCGGAGCCCAACTTCAGACTGAAACAAATATATgtgtaaaaattatatattttttgtgtacaaaatttttataaatataaatataaattattgccAGTCAAGtgcagataaaaaataataatatttaagggTGATGTGGCATTCCTCTAAAAATAAAGTAACTGTTTTTATTCCATGAATATCTTGAATTTAATCGATTTATAATGATGGGATCATATACCATCTAATAAAatcaatatatttattagttAGGTTTTTAAATTGAAGAATATTATATTTActatttgtttatatatttttggttagttttttatgatttaaaaatttaaatttaattttttatataataacaaatataaaaaaaaataaaaaaaatagtccaTGGTTTCTCTTTTAAATTTGGGCAAAAGCCTTTGTTGACAAGATAGCACAGAGACAGAGACCAGGAAATAGAAAATAAGGTGGAAATGGATTCCGGGGTCAACTTGCTCGCCTCACCTCTCCTCTGCTTTTCTcatatttgatatatatatatcatattcaTTTCAACTCATAATATATACGAAATCTACCAAGAAATTGTCATAACCCTCGATGAAGAAGCCAAAAACGCTTCATATACCCTCTCAACATTCACACACAACTCTCTCACCTTTCCACAAACATGCCAACCTCATTCACTAGTTTCCTTAAACACCTCCTCatttccttcttcctcttcttcctcacttCATCAAACTCTTCCGATACATTAACCGGAACACAAGTTCTTACTACCAACCAAACCCTCTTATCACAGAACCAAACCTTCGTTCTCGGCTTCTTCAGAGGTTCCAACACCAACTATTACCTCGGAATATGGTACAACAACATCAATCCTCAAACCAGAGTTTGGGTTGCAAACAGAGACAACCCCATTGACAACTCCACAGGCTATCTCAAGATCGGAGACAACGGAAACTTTGTCCTTCTCAATTCATCCGGCAACCCCGCATGGTCCTCCAACCAAACCAGTGCCAAGAATCCAGTTCTCCAGCTCCTGGAAACCGGTAACCTTGTTCTCAAAGATTCAGAACAGAGCAACAACTACCTATGGCAGAGCTTCGATTACCCAACAGATACCTTGCTACCGGGGATGCAGATGGGTTGGAACTTCGACACAGGAATTGAGAAGCACTTAACATCGTGGAAGGTCACAGGTGAAGACCCTTCTTCCGGTGACTACACTTTCAAGCTAGATTACCGCGGTTTACCTGAGATTTTTCTGAGGAGAAACCAGACTATCATATACCGAAGTGGTTCCTGGAATGGTGAGAGATTCAGCGGAGTTCCAGAGATGGACACCGATACTGATTCCATTGTGTTCAGCTTCTCCGATGACGCGCACGGCGTGTTCTACTCTTTCTCCATCGGGAACGCTTCTTTGTTATCGAGGCTAACGGTGACCTCAGATTCAGACGGAGAACTTCAAAGGCGGACGTGGATAGCGAGCAGCGAAACTTGGAACAAGTTCTGGTACGCACCGGCGGATCAATGCGACCATTACAGGGAGTGTGGTCCGTACGGAGTGTGTGACAATAATGCATCGCCGGTTTGCACATGTATGAAAGGGTTCAGTCCTAAGAACCCTCAGGCTTGGAATCTGAGAGATGGATCTGGCGGGTGTGTGAGGAACACCGATCTGGATTGCCCGACTGACAAGTTCTTGCATCTTGAGAGCATGAAGCTGCCGGAGACGACGACGGTGTTTGTTAACAGAAGTATGACGTTAACGGAATGCGAGAGCCTGTGCCAACGGAATTGTTCATGCACTGCATATGCAAACATTGATATCACAAATGGCGGAAGTGGTTGTGTTATGTGGCTTGGTCAACTCTTTGACTTGAGGAACTACCCTTCCGGCAGTGGCCAAGATCTCTATGTTCGATTATCAGCTGCTGATATAGGTATatatgtttctttctttctttttttaagatATTCTCTTGCTTATGGTGTGCATATATACATGATTAATTATTTGGAACTAGAACAGTATTATTAAAGAGGTGAGAATTGAGATGCTTTCAAAGGGGAAATGGGACGAATATGGCTAGCTAGTGGCAATAAATCGCAATAAGTGGTTCCAGCAGGACCCAGGATGGTAACGTAGTTATATCATATCGGCCACATGGAATGATTCGATATATAAATTGTCATAAATAAGTATCTTCAAAATAGTCTTCTGGTAGGTTCCTCCCATTTGAATCTTCTTAAAAAAGAGGATGTGGGTGGATATTGTTCCACCCGACTCGGTGATTCAAggtattgaacctcgggttgtGTCCCCCTGAAATTGTTGCGTGAGTTTTGTGGATGAAAAGaatgatttgttttttttttttctttttggtttaggaAAAGAATGATTTGTTAAAAGACTTAAAGGAGCTCTGTGTTGGGCCCACTAACCTTTTTATGCTTCGGCCTTCGAGAATGACTGCGACATGGGTCTGCGGGAATTTTTAAACAATCGGCTCCTAAACGGTGTGTCATGGGCCTACCAATTTGACTTTCTAGGATTTCTTGGCCCAGCAGTCATAAAACAGAGTTGGAGTTTCTATTGAGAATATCAGCGCTTTTAGCTTATAATAATTGGTTGTTAAATGACattcttttaataatataattaaaaaaattcaataagtattaagaatttaattttgttacACTGTAATTTTATAGGTACATCCAATTAAATATCATTATGTAagtaaaaataactatcttttataTTGACTACATAAATAGtcatttaaaaaaacaaatataattaaacaactgtaaaaaatattgttagtagttagtatattaatattaaactcaaatattatatatatatatatatatatataaattgttcGTGAATATAATTTTGACTACTTTTACTTACATGACATTTCTTATGTTCTAATTGAGTGATTTCAtgatgttgtatgaattgttcgaATAATGATAAACATTTTTTTCCACAAAATTGCTTCTAACTCTTCTCAACCATTTGTTTTTCTGACTTGTTACACTCGTCATTTTCATGTGAATTTCGTGagaaaaattttatatgaaataGCTAACCCTCCAAATGATAGCCATATTCACACTCCCATATGGTTTTGTTGACTAAAAAAATATTGCTGTAAGGAAAAGAATTTTTTGCTTCTATAAATATAAAAAGCTATGTTGATTATGACTTATTAGTGTATAAACTGTAAATAATTACATATAATTGCATACTGATAcgtgttaatttaatttaattgactGCTTGAAAAGGTTAGTagatattatatcaaattagacAAAGACTATTCTTTAATGAATGTGGGTAAAGGATTCAATAAGTTGGCAAGAGTAGGTAAAGAGAAAGAGCAACTGGGCAACGGTAGGtgaatatgaatatgaatatCTCAGACTATTATGGCTGCTGTAACCGTGAGACTTAAACAACCACATAAATGCTTACATACTATGCAACATTTCATACTTGATAATGAGGATAGTTAAGTGGGAGTGTGACTTATTAGCTTTAGATCTTTGACTATTTTACTTTCCTTTGTTGAGTCTTATCTTCTCCTTGCAATAGCATATCTTAatgctagaaaaaaaaaaaatcaaatagataTTTATACTAAAAGATTCTATCTTAATTAATCATGGTGACACAGGATCTGCTGGCTCCAAACATCGTAAAGCTGAGGCTATAGGCATCTCACTTAGTGTAGTTGCTATAGTTTTGGGATTGGTTGCTATTTGTTACTTAAGGAAGAAGAAACAACACAGAGGTAATGGATAATGTCCTTCAATTGAATGCCTATATACATAGGATATGTTGTTTGTGCAAcataaataaattttcattattccAGGTTCAATTCACAGAAGTCATGATTTGCTAATGAATGAGGGGGTGCCTTCTAGAGGACACTCGGGTGACAGGAACATGGATGATCTAGAGTTGCCCATGTTTGATTTTGATACCTTAACAATGGCTACCAACAACTTCTCTCAAGATAATAAACTTGGACAAGGAGGATTTGGTAGTGTTTATAGGGTAAGTTGTTTTTTCATTACTTATCTGCCATGATTCCTTTAAATTGCTGGTCACTCAACAAAACACCTATACTTATGACTATGACTATATCAGGGAAGTTTGATTGAAAGCCAAGAAATTGCTGTAAAGAGGTTATCAAAAGACTCTGGACAAGGAATTGAGGAGTTTAAGAATGAGGTCAAGTTAATTGTCAAGCTCCAACATCGAAACCTTGTTCGGCTGCTTGGTTGCTGCATTGAGAAGGATGAGAAGATGTTGGTGTATGAATATATGGAAAACAGAAGCCTTGACTCCATTTTGTTTGGTAACTAGCTTCAACACATACTTGTTTTGCTTATTATGTGCTTCATTGGTTTTAATTTGTTTGAATACTTTATACTAATGAGAATTTATGTGTTCAGACAAAGCTAAAAGATCCTTGCTAGATTGGAAAAGTCGATTCAATATTATATGTGGGATAGCTAGAGGACTTCTTTATTTGCACCAAGATTCTAGATTTCGGATTATTCATAGGGATCTCAAAGCAAGCAATATTCTACTTGACAGTGAAATGAACCCAAAGATATCTGACTTTGGGATGGCCAGAAT is a window encoding:
- the LOC112784455 gene encoding receptor-like serine/threonine-protein kinase SD1-8 encodes the protein MPTSFTSFLKHLLISFFLFFLTSSNSSDTLTGTQVLTTNQTLLSQNQTFVLGFFRGSNTNYYLGIWYNNINPQTRVWVANRDNPIDNSTGYLKIGDNGNFVLLNSSGNPAWSSNQTSAKNPVLQLLETGNLVLKDSEQSNNYLWQSFDYPTDTLLPGMQMGWNFDTGIEKHLTSWKVTGEDPSSGDYTFKLDYRGLPEIFLRRNQTIIYRSGSWNGERFSGVPEMDTDTDSIVFSFSDDAHGVFYSFSIGNASLLSRLTVTSDSDGELQRRTWIASSETWNKFWYAPADQCDHYRECGPYGVCDNNASPVCTCMKGFSPKNPQAWNLRDGSGGCVRNTDLDCPTDKFLHLESMKLPETTTVFVNRSMTLTECESLCQRNCSCTAYANIDITNGGSGCVMWLGQLFDLRNYPSGSGQDLYVRLSAADIGSAGSKHRKAEAIGISLSVVAIVLGLVAICYLRKKKQHRGSIHRSHDLLMNEGVPSRGHSGDRNMDDLELPMFDFDTLTMATNNFSQDNKLGQGGFGSVYRGSLIESQEIAVKRLSKDSGQGIEEFKNEVKLIVKLQHRNLVRLLGCCIEKDEKMLVYEYMENRSLDSILFDKAKRSLLDWKSRFNIICGIARGLLYLHQDSRFRIIHRDLKASNILLDSEMNPKISDFGMARIFGSNQTEANTIRVVGTYGYMSPEYAMDGNFSVKSDVFSFGVLVLEIITGKKNRGFYYANDELNLLGNVWRQWNEGTALELVDQSIGNSYAESEVLRCIHVGLLCVQERAEDRPTMSSVVLMLSSEAALMPRPKDPGFSLRKNHPETDSSSSNQDKTWSVNQVTVTMLNAR